The Amycolatopsis mongoliensis genome includes a window with the following:
- a CDS encoding FadR/GntR family transcriptional regulator has protein sequence MARPQRSEEITKRIIDLIVERELPPGAPMPTELSLMEDIGVSRNSIREAIKALQALGIVEIRHGYGTFVGSAGSESLQTWLLFRTRARGATDVGRLRDLLEVREMLETELTRRVATDHRPGLVEELQACVARMKRKGPDAAEADREFHDLICAEAGFDLARELTGLFWDVYRIAESELGGPASSPTATAKRHQAIVDALLLRDADAAAEAVHRHFDEVRKRAKAGPYGGFGVARPVPAAHS, from the coding sequence GTGGCCCGTCCGCAGCGCAGCGAAGAGATCACCAAGCGCATCATCGACCTGATCGTCGAGCGGGAGCTCCCGCCGGGCGCACCCATGCCCACCGAGCTGAGCCTGATGGAGGACATCGGCGTCAGCCGCAACTCGATCCGCGAAGCGATCAAGGCCCTGCAGGCCCTCGGCATCGTCGAGATCCGCCACGGCTACGGCACGTTCGTCGGCTCCGCCGGGTCGGAGTCGCTGCAGACCTGGCTGCTGTTCCGCACCCGCGCGCGCGGCGCCACCGACGTCGGCCGGCTGCGCGACCTGCTGGAGGTGCGGGAGATGCTCGAGACCGAGCTGACCCGCCGCGTCGCCACCGACCACCGGCCCGGCCTGGTCGAGGAGCTGCAGGCCTGCGTCGCGCGGATGAAGCGCAAGGGCCCGGACGCCGCGGAGGCCGACCGCGAGTTCCACGACCTCATCTGCGCCGAGGCCGGGTTCGACCTCGCCCGCGAGCTCACCGGGTTGTTCTGGGACGTCTACCGGATCGCGGAAAGCGAGCTGGGCGGGCCGGCGTCGTCGCCGACAGCCACCGCGAAACGGCACCAGGCCATCGTCGACGCGCTCCTGCTGCGCGACGCCGACGCCGCCGCCGAAGCCGTGCACCGGCACTTCGACGAGGTCCGCAAGCGCGCGAAAGCCGGTCCGTACGGGGGTTTCGGCGTCGCGCGGCCGGTGCCCGCGGCCCATTCCTGA